The Pungitius pungitius chromosome 21, fPunPun2.1, whole genome shotgun sequence genome includes the window CATCACTACATTACCATCACTACACATACGCTTCATGGTTTGGTTTAACAAGTTTAGCCAACCGCTGGTATCTTTAGATAGAAGTGGAACGATTATCTTTAAGCATCCCAAATGACTTACACTCATCGTAGAAGCCATATATTCTGTTAATGGAGGCGCACTCATGGTTTCCTCTCAGCAGGAAGAAGTTTTCTGGGTATTTGATCTTGTACGCCAGCAACAGGCAGATAGTTTCAAGGGACTGCTTGCCTCGGTCTACATAATCCCCCAGAAAGAGATAGTTGCTCTCTGGTGGGAAGCCCCCATATTCAAACAGCCTGAGCAGATCATAGTACTGCCCATGAACGTCACCTGGGTGAAAGAAGCAGAATTAGAATGGATGCAGAAGTGGTTGGTCAAAGGTGTAATTATCCTTGAACAAGCATAACAAAAGACAAGAGAACCAGATAGGaggtacaacaacaacacttgCATAACTGCAAATTAAAAACAGCACTTCATAACATTGGTTGAGCATTACTTTAAATTAACACTTCGCCATTTTGGTGTTtgacttgattttttttgtgaagaGACAACTGAATGCGCAAGTGTGCATTCAGAGTGATACTAATTTGGATTCTTTGCCCGTTTCTGAAATTTGTAGTAGACTGTTTCTTTGAACTAACATTCTTGATGCCGGTGGCATCGGCAGTGTGACGCAGGAGGGAAAATTCAGGGAGACTTTAGGTGCGAAACGGCCGTGCACTGGGAAGCCAGTATCACCACCTCATCCGCATTGTTCTGTGTATACACGTGGCGAGATCACAGCCATGCATTATACAGCGTGAATGTAAGCGTTCTCATAATTAGTGCGGCACTATAATCTGCAATCCAAGAGGGTTTGTGATTTTGTGCTTTTTGACTACACGTCTTAATTCCCTGAACGCTGAAGTAAACAACTAATCCTTACCACAGATCTTGAGGGGCGCCTCGAGTTCGAGCAGAATGGGCTGACTGAGGAAGATCTCCCGGGATTTGAGGCAGAGACCACGGATTTCATTTTCTGTCAGCTGAACATTTTTGCCAGGTCTGGAGCCTTTCACTGTGggaaatgcaacaaaacaaataagtaACAGAGGAAACAACAGATCGCCAACGTAGTAGTTTAATATTCAGCCAAGTAGCGGCTTAAGAGACAAATCCTTGAGCTGACCCATAAATGTTGAACTCATGACTTTCTACAATCTCAACGACTGCTGTTGCACGAATGTGGGGATTTTTCTACAATAAGTCTTTGAGCCTTCTCCAGAAAGGAAACTCTACAAATCGTGCAAGCAAAAAAAGACTTAATGACTACAATGGAACTTCTAATATCACTACATGCCACCTGATGATATGCAGCCAGACATATTACGCTCCAATTTGCATTTCGTattgtattcatattttgaCCTTTCTGGTCAAATGCATTTGGTtacaaagaaaagtaaattGCGTCCAAGGATCGTTAAAGCCGGGTAGGACGTGGGCGACAGAATTTGCCAAAAGGTTTAAATCATCGCTTCAAACACATCATTCAAAGTGAAAATCCCATGCTAATACAGCGGCAGCTACTATTTTAATGATTAACAAGATCACACGGCTGGCGTAGGTCGGTATTAAATACAAATGAGCAGAACTAACAAAAGATGAATGTGCTGAAGAAAGGATGCTACGGAACTAACATAACTGGCGGTCAATAGTCTGTGTTTCGTTAGCAAAGAGACAGAAATTAGCTCTGCTAACATAGCATTGGTGGCTATCGTTGTCTAGCATCTTTTAGCTAAAATGGCTACCTCGGAGAATAACTATCGAGCGAAATAGTCTTACCTTCCAGCAGACGTTGTATAATGGAGTCGATGTTCAGCTTATCGGCTTCGGCCATGCTATTCCTATATTCTGGTTGTTTTAATCACTCCTACGAATACAGTACTTGGTAACTGTTAACTGAATACCGAGTTACCGTTAGCTCAACTAGTTTAGCGTTAATCGGCTATCGTTAGCCCGCTAGCTTGCTAACCTTGGGGCAGAATTGTCAACCTCAAAATGTGAGTCTTGCCGCTGAATCGTTTAAGATGTAATTGCTGTCATGTACTTCAGAAATCCGCCTTATTCAACTACTTTCCATCAGATTTCCAAATTAGTTATCAGTATTCCTAATTTCCCGTGACAGCTATATTTCTGCAGTAGCTTCTAACACCATGCCATCGACAAAAAGGGCTAGACGAGCGTTAGCTCAAAGCGAGGTTGAACGGAACAGACTTTGACCATTCCCGTGCTCTCATtggtctgttttttaaataggcGGGGCTTGGAGATCCATTACTATTCCAGATTGGCTGCTTTCAACGTCGGTCAGCATTTGCTTATCTCCAAccacaatataaaaataacaattgtCCTTGGGTATGAGTCCCGTTTTTGTTGATCTTAATTGGTATGTTTTGTCGACGTTGTGAGACAAACCGCGTTGGCCTCATTTTGCTTAATCACTGGTGTTCATATCGTTCATTATGTGTTGCGCAGTAAAGCGACACCCACGGAAGTGACCATGATGGGAAGAGTTGCTGACGTATTTGGCATGACGCAATGTCCTAGCGCCTGGTACCTCGCAACGAATGATTCATTCTGAAGTTGAGAGATGGCTCTACGTTACTTAGTTTCCCAATTGACTGAAAGACAAAGATGACTCTAACTCGATTACACGTTAGACTATCTATTTTACGATAGAATTATTGTTTGTGTATCATACAACCATCCGACCATGAAGTTGCTTCATAAAGACATTGAAAAAGATAATGCCGGGTGAGTGGCTAATGCTAGCAGGCTAGCTAACCAGCATGCTATTCTACAGCTGATTGAAACGTTAACGCTAACCCTAACTTAGTCGTGGTAAGTTTCAGTGTGTGATTTAAATTCACCGTTTACCGGTGTGTGGAGACGTTTTGGGCAGGATTGTACAATACAGTCTCATAGTTCATTAtgtaatcacacacacgcacgcgacACGAAATATGACCACAAGAGAGTCTTGTAAGAGGTAACGTTAAGGAAGTACATACTACAACAGCACGCCTGGTCACTAATGACCATACCCACAGTTTAATGTTGTGATCATCATAACCTGAATGGATGAAGCCGACTTGGATCTCATTGGTTGATTGCTTTCACTTCTTCAGCCAGGTGACTCTGATGCCTGAGGAGGCGGAGGACATGTGGCACACCTACAACCTGCTGCAGGTGGGGGACAGCCTGAGGGCCTCCACTATCAGGTAACCCCTATGTTCCATTGCGCAAAGTGAAGAATTGGCTAAACAACATCTTTTTACTTCATGTTTCAATGCTCCATCAGATGATGAGGATAGCGATTCTCCTTGTTGAtgatgtttacacacacacaaacatgactAAGGAccctttcccctcctcccacaGGAAGGTGCAGACAGAGTCGGCCACCGGGAGTGTGGGCAGCTCCAGAGTTCGCACTACTCTGACCTTAAGTGTGGAGACCATCGACTTTGACTCTCAGGCCTGCCAGTTGAGAGTAAAGGGCACTAACCTAGAGGAGAACCAGTATGTCAAGGTACGAGATCTCTTAACGTCACACGCATCGATGTTTCAAAGTGGGTCAGTTTATTCCACTGTGgataaatgggggggggggttatgtttgAGAAACATTACATGGATTTAACTGTAAAATAGTCGATATCTTGACTTAACCTAAGTCTGATGTTTGACATAAGATGTTGTGCCTGTGTTCTCAGATGGGAGCTTACCACACCATCGAGCTCGAGCTCAACAGGAAGTTCACTCTGGCTAAAAAGAGCTGGGACAGTGTGGTGCTGGATAGAATCGGTAAGCAGGTGCCACTGTTAATATCGCCTTCATTCTTGTGTGTTTGCTACATTTGTTTTGCCACCATTTCCACTCGCGGGTCCCCCAGGACTTGCAACAGTAAACAGTAGTCACCTGATTATCAGCATCTAAttccatgtacacacacacacacacacacacacacacaaaaaggcatttttgtcttttgtctagTTATGAAATCCCGCTGCTGAAGAACTCCCTATTGGAGGCTCTTGTTTTGCCTTCAAGTCTTTTAATGTCCGCTAATGTCTTACACTAATAGTGTGACTCGCTGTACCTCCCGATCAAAAAGAATGACGACAGCCGGGTCTGAATGACATGGGGACATTAGCTGGTTTTCCTTCACAGAAAAAGCCCGGCCCTTTTTTTGATGTCTTTACTTTGCCTTCAAAGGGAGAGCGTTGTCACGGGAACAGCGTGGGGAGAAATGGGAGGAATAATAAATGGATTTCACGTGTTAGGAGTCCATCGAACCATTGCCATAACACATTAAAATCTAAGTAGAAGGTTTTTATTATTAGTCTTTGTAATAATTTAACTAAAATGACCTATCTATTTATTATGAGTACTGATTTCACAAGGTGTCCTGAAGCTCATATTTATGGCTGCTTTGTCTCCCCTCACAGAGCAGGCGTGCGACGCCACCCAGAAGGCAGACGTGGCGGCTGTGGTGATGCAGGAGGGTCTGGCCAACCTGGTGCTCGTGACCCCCGCCATGACTCTGGTTCGTGCAAAGGTGGAGGTCACCATTCCTCGCAAGAGACGCGGAAGCTGCACTCAGCACGAGAAGGTAGGCCCCGCTTTCTGTAAATGCTCAGCCGCTAACCAGCAGAAAATCAGTAGTACAATCGCATCATCGCAATCTCAGTCGGTACATTGACCCAAAAAGTTCCCAGCTGCCAAATCAGTTGTGCTTGTTGCGCCTGGTGCCAAATAACCACAGGCCATTACTGCCTGGACTCAGGCTGCATAATGAAGTTTTTGTTCCCTTTATCATGTGCTCGGTATTAAAAGCGTTCCTCGGTATTGGGACCTGGTGCGTTGAGTCATGTGGGCTGATGTGAATCTGTATTTCCTCCCCGTCTGCAGGCGCTGGAGAGGTTCTACGAGGCTGTGATGCAGGCCATTCTTCGCCACATCAATTTTGATGGTAGCGCTGGGGCGTAGACCCTGACCCATGCACActtacacacgcacgcacacacagtatGCTCCCGTTCTGTGTCACGCGCTTCTGCTTTTTGTTGTCGGCGCCGCTCAATCGGCTCTCGtttccgtaaaaaaaaaaagcgataaATGAGGACAGCGTTGATTCGcggttttttcttttggttcccTGCCTTCCGCTAGTTGTAAAGTGCATCCTCGTCGCCAGTCCCGGGTTCGTGAAGGACCAGTTCATCACTTACCTCTTTAGAGAGGCGGTGCGTCAGGACAACAAGACCCTGCTGGAGAATCGACCCAAGTTCATGCTGGTCCACTCGTCGTCTGGTCACAAGTACTCGCTCAAAGGTATCAGCTGGGGGCAATGAAAGCGTTGAATGTCATctcatgggggggagggggggggaaactcagTGCTCAGTGgaaagctttttgttttccagaaaTCCTCACTGACCCCAGCGTGACAAGTAGGCTCTCTGACACCAAGGTGACTGCGCGTCCCGCCGCTCCTTTGTGAACGCGTGCTCCCGAGAGGACAAAGGTGGCTCAGTGTTGTTaatgttgacccccccccccaggcagctGGAGAGGTGAAAGCCCTGGAGGACTTTTACAAGATGCTCCAGCATGAGCCTGACCGAGCCTTCTACGGGTGAGTGACCGCAACCCACGTACCCCTCAGCGCTCACGCCGATAATCCTCAACCTGTGCGTCTTTGCACCTTCACAGAGTGGCTCACGTGGAGAAAGCCGTCGACGCCCTCGCCATTGACACCCTGTTGATAAGCGACAAGCTGTTCAGGTACACGCGAGGCCGGTCCTCGGGTTCGTgttggttttggggggggggggacagacctGTTGGGTTGAACGCAGGACCCAGTCATTTCCTGTGTTGTCTCGTTCTATACCATCAAAAAGATATGCTATGGGAATCATTAAAAAGATCGGAAATTCGCATTCTCAGCTATTCAAATATTTCCTTCAAACCTAATAGTGATGCAAAAACAGATCAGATCTGGGTAACAAtgcatgttttgtgtgtccACCCGTACGTCCAGACATCAGGATGTCCCCACGCGGAGCCGCTACGTTCGGTTGGTGGACAGCGTGAGAGACAACGGCGGCACCGTCAGGTACAGGAACGTCTGTAAGATGACTCGCCAAGGAAAGGCAGAATATCCTTTGTGGAACATCGAGCCAATTATCCTTGTCTCTCTTTCATGCAGAATGTTTTCAAGCCTCCACGTGTCCGGTGAACGTGAGTATAAAGATGTAGAAGCACAATCTACTCACAGGGCAGATCTTTTCAAATAATCTCTCACCGTCATTGTTTTTTGGTACATATTCTGGTGTGCGGCTTCAACAACCACCTTCAAACATTCCTCTACGGAGAGACACTGCACATTGTCCCCTTTTTCCCATGCGACACGTTGCTTTCGCCGCTCTGCCATCTCTTTATCGATGACCTCCAGGCGCACACCTCGTGCTTTTTGTGTTGCTAAGAGCCAAGCCCTCGGGTCCTCCACTGTCTCAACAGAACTGACTCAGCTGAGCGGCGTGGCTGCCATCTTGCGGTTCCCCATCGCCGACCTATCGGAGCCAGAGGACGACAGCAGCTCCGACGAGGACTGAAGGGTCGCCCGGTAACACCCGACTGCATCGACACGatgaaaccccctccccccccctccccccccccaccccccacttgCGGCTAAACCCGATGCACGCCACCACTGCAACACGTCCACCTCCTGGCGGGGCGCCCGGTTCCACGGCGCTTTTGATTCTTTCGCCTTGAAGGTGAACGGTGTCTTTTTGAAAGGAATTTTTGATCGGAATCCCAAATGAAAATAGACAGTTGGCAGAAGAGAATCTTCCTTctacgtgtatatatatatacaacataGCTCTCTTGCAATTAAATGACACAATCCTTCACCcatgtgtgttattttacttaaaCATTAcgtcacattaaacattttcaccGTTCATAAATGAAAAACGTTTAAGcaagatgtataaatatataatttattacAGCTATGTACATATGTTTTAATACAGAAATGCAATGTTCAATTTATTACTATTTTGGGTAATGCAACCCCAGACCACTGCATTTCCAAAAAAACTAGGAATCAAGCATGCTCAGGATTTAAAATTTGAGTTCAACAGTTACAACACTGCAAGTTCCTTTTTATTCTGTCCTGACAAAATCTCCAAATGCAAACTTCCCAAGTGGAAAAAATGGCCCTAGTTAAGACtaaagtgctttaaaaaaaaaatcaacttggCTCTCTTTGTGCTCTAAATCTCATTAATATCAGTGTGCACACACCCTCCGCCTCACCCAGTAGGACACTGGTAGTTCTTAATCCAGGCTAAATCCTCCAGTGTGCCCCAATGCAGGTAAGTGATGGAGCAAATAACCATGACGTGCATTATCTGGTGGCTGTTGCCCCAGTTGTCAAACAGCCCCGGGACGAAGCGCTCCGGCACCTGCACGATGTtcaccagcccccccaccaCGGCCAGAGAGTCCATGATGACGAAGAGGCGCAGGGAGTCGGGGCTCCCCGCGCCGCTGCCCAGCAACCGGAACAGGAAGAGGCTGAAGCGGAAGGCGGCCTGCCAGCCGAAGGCCTGCAGGCGCAGGACGTTGGTGCGCGCCGTGGTGGCGCAGTAGATGCCGTACGCCGACAGCAGGATGTAGGCCAGCAGGGCGGCCTGCCGCGTGGCCGGGTAGCAAAAGAGGGTGATGTGGATGATCGGGAGTGCACCTGGAGACCAGACGGAAGACACGCGAGTGAATAGACTGCAGGCAGACTgacgctcgggggggggggggggcttttgtcgAGGGTTATTTTGCAGCTTTCGCCAGATTTTGGTCTTTACATAAAATGTCGCCGTGTGGTGAATGCGAGGGACGCCGAGCGGCACAGCTCAGCATAAAGGGGGTTTGTAATAGacacttttctcccccccccccacatacccAGGGTGTTGACCAGGCAGACCCCGAACATGTCCAGCGAGAGCAGGGTGTCGTACACGTGTTCTCCTCCCACGTGGTTCATGAACACGTGGTAGACGACGGAGCCCACGGTGGGGCACAGGCAGGCCAGGTAGTGGACCACACAGATCCACACGCTGTCCACCTCCATCCAGGGGATGCTAAAAGGCAGCAGCaccaagaaaaggaaaaaagggactcctggggggggaaatgagaaatgttggaaacacacacgctgagTTATTTCGTCAGCATCTCCAAACCGTTTAAAGGTTCAGATTCTTTTCTGTTGTAATTGCCTTCAATTAAAGCCGACGCAGGCGTCCCCGGGGCGCTTTGCCCGTTAGGGGTATTTACAGCTGATAGCAGGAGGATATTTCCAGGACGAGGATTCCCAGGACGGATTAAAGCTAATGCCTCATATCCTCATTACACGCTCTGGTCAAGTACGCTTGTAATTGGCCATAAGTGAGAGTCGTGgacacgtgacccccccccctccccccgcccccgtttTGCTCGTGAGTTCAAACAAAACTTTATATTACTGTAGAGATACATTCTTAATTGGATAATTCAGAGCCTTGCTGGATTAAATTGGGGTTGACACACCAAGGCGTTCCAAAGCGAAAGCGTGCACTGTCGTTTCCTGGCCTTACCGTGAGTGTAGATGTTGCCCAGCTCGTTGTGCACGTAGAAGAGGCTCCGGAGGCATTCTGGAGCCGTGGACACCGGCCTGTAACCCGTCAGGACGTATTTGTTGAAGCGGAGGTGTTGGGGGGTCTTTGCAAACTCCAACAGCCGCGGGCGCCTGTGAAGCACCATCACAGCTCCCTGCAGGCACTCAGTCCACAGTGCAGGTCCCCTCACCGGTTACATCCcaaacgggggggggcacacaaggGACTGCGAGGCACTGCGATGTCCACAGGTAGCCGGAAGCTCTGCTCCTTGAAATCCATTATTGGACAGGTGTAATTCCCCAGCGAGCTGGAGACGGTTGAGCTGGCCGAGTGGCACGCTTTCAGACCGGCCAATCGGCAGAGGGCCCTTATCCCTAAGCCGGGGTAATCCTCGCCGCAGCTGCTCCTGGTCGTGGCTCCTCACTGACTGACACCTCAACTTCCACAcgggtttgtttttgtgaatttCCCTTATTATAGACGACACACATGTTCCTGTTCCCCAAGCGTGTTGGACACCGTGCTGCATTCAGGAGGATCTGGGGATTTGAATGCTCTGTCTTAAGGACACTGCCTCACTGATCATTGGTTGGACATTAAACATGAATGGGTTTGACCCATAAATGAGCGTGATATGTTAGTCACTTAatgttatacatatatatattataaatagggccgggactttagcgcgttaattacgattaattacaatgtgaattaagattaattaaatacacaaaaataacacgTTAATTACCCAAACCCAACCCACacgcaccagatgactggtttaaggaccagggtaactaagtccatgtctgaaaaaataaccaatgttctgaatgtacttgaaagtattggtctactttaaaaaaacatagtttacagaaggtctacttacctataggctacctgaatttctgaaagtactatatttctaaatatgctatttctacacttgtctgctggaattggttgaacaaaaataaaaatccatgtgaaaaaaattacttctcactgttctcaggtcaaatatgcaattaaaatgcgattcattttgattaattaattacaaagcctctaattagattcatatttttaatcgagtcccagccctaataatatatatatatatatatatatatatattgaccttacatatattttttttataataat containing:
- the pelo gene encoding protein pelota homolog: MKLLHKDIEKDNAGQVTLMPEEAEDMWHTYNLLQVGDSLRASTIRKVQTESATGSVGSSRVRTTLTLSVETIDFDSQACQLRVKGTNLEENQYVKMGAYHTIELELNRKFTLAKKSWDSVVLDRIEQACDATQKADVAAVVMQEGLANLVLVTPAMTLVRAKVEVTIPRKRRGSCTQHEKALERFYEAVMQAILRHINFDVVKCILVASPGFVKDQFITYLFREAVRQDNKTLLENRPKFMLVHSSSGHKYSLKEILTDPSVTSRLSDTKAAGEVKALEDFYKMLQHEPDRAFYGVAHVEKAVDALAIDTLLISDKLFRHQDVPTRSRYVRLVDSVRDNGGTVRMFSSLHVSGEQLTQLSGVAAILRFPIADLSEPEDDSSSDED
- the LOC119212681 gene encoding progestin and adipoQ receptor family member 4-like, which codes for MVLHRRPRLLEFAKTPQHLRFNKYVLTGYRPVSTAPECLRSLFYVHNELGNIYTHGVPFFLFLVLLPFSIPWMEVDSVWICVVHYLACLCPTVGSVVYHVFMNHVGGEHVYDTLLSLDMFGVCLVNTLGALPIIHITLFCYPATRQAALLAYILLSAYGIYCATTARTNVLRLQAFGWQAAFRFSLFLFRLLGSGAGSPDSLRLFVIMDSLAVVGGLVNIVQVPERFVPGLFDNWGNSHQIMHVMVICSITYLHWGTLEDLAWIKNYQCPTG